Part of the Sphingomonadaceae bacterium OTU29LAMAA1 genome, GCTGGCTGAGGAACTGGGCGACATGGTCGCGTGGCGCGAGCTGGACGTTACCGACGGCAGCGACTTCGATGCCTTTGCCGCGGCGGCGGTGGAACGGTTCGGGCGCGTCGACGTGCTGGTCAACAATGCCGGCGTGATGCCGCTGTCTCCGCTCGCCGCGCTGAAGCGGGACGAATGGAAGCGGATGATCGACGTCAACGTGCACGGCGTGCTCAACGGCATCGCCGCGGTGCTGCCGCGCTTCATCGCACAGGGCAGCGGCCATGTCGTCAACGTCGCCTCGGTCGCCGCGTACATGGTGATGCCGACTGCGGCGGTCTATTGCGCGACCAAACATGCGGTGCGGGCGATCACCGAAGGGCTGCGGCAGGAGCATGACGAAATCCGTTCCACGCTCGTCTCGCCCGGCGTGGTCGCGACCGAACTCGGCCACGACATCACCGATCCTGCGGTCGCTGCGGCATTGAAGGGGTGGCGGCAGAAGTCGTTGACGCCGGATGCGATCGCGCGGGCGATCCGTTACGCGCTCGAACAGCCGGAGGGCGTCGACATCAACGAGGTGATCGTGCGCCCGACTGCCGCCGACA contains:
- a CDS encoding SDR family oxidoreductase — translated: MTQNIDKVVLVTGASSGIGEATVRELAAAGARVFIGARRGDRLQALAEELGDMVAWRELDVTDGSDFDAFAAAAVERFGRVDVLVNNAGVMPLSPLAALKRDEWKRMIDVNVHGVLNGIAAVLPRFIAQGSGHVVNVASVAAYMVMPTAAVYCATKHAVRAITEGLRQEHDEIRSTLVSPGVVATELGHDITDPAVAAALKGWRQKSLTPDAIARAIRYALEQPEGVDINEVIVRPTAADM